The following proteins are encoded in a genomic region of Oncorhynchus keta strain PuntledgeMale-10-30-2019 chromosome 35, Oket_V2, whole genome shotgun sequence:
- the LOC127915737 gene encoding uncharacterized protein LOC127915737 isoform X27, whose translation MQVISMQVISMQVISMQVISMQVISIQVISMQVISIQVISMQVISIQVISIQVISMQVISMQVISMQVISIQVISMQVISIQVISMQVISMQVISIQVISMQVISIQVISMQVISMQVISIQVISIQVISMQVISMQVISMQVISMQVISTVCRSSVCRSSVCRSSVCRSSVQYAGHQYAGHQYAGHQYSMQVISMQVISIQVISMQVISIQVISMQVISMQVISMQVISIQVISMQVISIQVISMQVISMQVISMQVISIQVISIQVISMQVISMQVISMQVISMQVISMQVISMQVISMQVISIQVISMQVISMQVISMQVISMQVISMQVISMQVISMQVISMQVISIQVISMQVISIQVISMQVISMQVISMQVISMQVISMQVISMQVISMQVISMQVISMQVISIQVISMQVISMQVISMQVISMQVISTVCRSSVCRSSVCRSSVCRSSVQYAGHQYAGHQYTGHQYAGHQYAGHQYSMPCI comes from the exons atgcaggtcatcagtatgcaggtcatcagtatgcaggtcatcagtatgcaggtcatcagtatgcaggtcatcagtatacaggtcatcagtatgcaggtcatcagtatacag gtcatcagtatgcaggtcatcagtatacaggtcatcagtatacaggtcatcagtatgcaggtcatcagtatgcaggtcatcagtatgcaggtcatcagtatacaggtcatcagtatgcaggtcatcagtatacaggtcatcagtatgcaggtcatcagtatgcaggtcatcagtatacaggtcatcagtatgcaggtcatcagtatacaggtcatcagtatgcaggtcatcagtatgcaggtcatcagtatacaggtcatcagtatacaggtcatcagtatgcaggtcatcagtatgcag gtcatcagtatgcaggtcatcagtatgcaggtcatcagtacagtatgcaggtcatcagtatgcaggtcatcagtatgcag gtcatcagtatgcaggtcatcagtacagtatgcaggtcatcagtatgcag gtcatcagtatgcaggtcatcagtacagtatgcaggtcatcagtatgcaggtcatcagtatacaggtcatcagtatgcaggtcatcagtatacaggtcatcagtatgcaggtcatcagtatgcaggtcatcagtatgcaggtcatcagtatacaggtcatcagtatgcaggtcatcagtatacaggtcatcagtatgcaggtcatcagtatgcaggtcatcagtatgcaggtcatcagtatacaggtcatcagtatacaggtcatcagtatgcaggtcatcagtatgcaggtcatcagtatgcaggtcatcagtatgcaggtcatcagtatgcaggtcatcagtatgcaggtcatcagtatgcaggtcatcagtatacaggtcatcagtatgcag gtcatcagtatgcaggtcatcagtatgcaggtcatcagtatgcaggtcatcagtatgcaggtcatcagtatgcaggtcatcagtatgcaggtcatcagtatgcaggtcatcagtatacaggtcatcagtatgcaggtcatcagtatacaggtcatcagtatgcaggtcatcagtatgcaggtcatcagtatgcaggtcatcagtatgcaggtcatcagtatgcaggtcatcagtatgcaggtcatcagtatgcaggtcatcagtatgcaggtcatcagtatgcaggtcatcagtatacaggtcatcagtatgcaggtcatcagtatgcaggtcatcagtatgcaggtcatcagtatgcaggtcatcagtacagtatgcaggtcatcagtatgcaggtcatcagtatgcag gtcatcagtatgcaggtcatcagtacagtatgcaggtcatcagtatgcaggtcatcagtatacaggtcatcagtatgcaggtcatcagtatgcaggtcatcagtacagTATGCCCTGTATTTAG
- the LOC127915737 gene encoding uncharacterized protein LOC127915737 isoform X25: MQVISMQVISMQVISMQVISMQVISIQVISMQVISIQVISMQVISIQVISIQVISMQVISMQVISMQVISIQVISMQVISIQVISMQVISMQVISIQVISMQVISIQVISMQVISMQVISIQVISIQVISMQVISMQVISMQVISMQVISTVCRSSVCRSSVCRSSVCRSSVQYAGHQYAGHQYAGHQYSMQVISMQVISIQVISMQVISIQVISMQVISMQVISMQVISIQVISMQVISIQVISMQVISMQVISMQVISIQVISIQVISMQVISMQVISMQVISMQVISMQVISMQVISMQVISIQVISMQVISMQVISMQVISMQVISMQVISMQVISMQVISMQVISIQVISMQVISIQVISMQVISMQVISMQVISMQVISMQVISMQVISMQVISMQVISMQVISIQVISMQVISMQVISMQVISMQVISTVCRSSVCRSSVCRSSVCRSSVQYAGHQYAGHQYTGHQYAGHQYAGHQYSMPCI; the protein is encoded by the exons atgcaggtcatcagtatgcaggtcatcagtatgcaggtcatcagtatgcaggtcatcagtatgcaggtcatcagtatacaggtcatcagtatgcaggtcatcagtatacag gtcatcagtatgcaggtcatcagtatacaggtcatcagtatacaggtcatcagtatgcaggtcatcagtatgcaggtcatcagtatgcaggtcatcagtatacaggtcatcagtatgcaggtcatcagtatacaggtcatcagtatgcaggtcatcagtatgcaggtcatcagtatacaggtcatcagtatgcaggtcatcagtatacaggtcatcagtatgcaggtcatcagtatgcaggtcatcagtatacaggtcatcagtatacaggtcatcagtatgcaggtcatcagtatgcag gtcatcagtatgcaggtcatcagtatgcaggtcatcagtacagtatgcaggtcatcagtatgcaggtcatcagtatgcag gtcatcagtatgcaggtcatcagtacagtatgcaggtcatcagtatgcaggtcatcagtatgcag gtcatcagtacagtatgcaggtcatcagtatgcaggtcatcagtatacaggtcatcagtatgcaggtcatcagtatacaggtcatcagtatgcaggtcatcagtatgcaggtcatcagtatgcaggtcatcagtatacaggtcatcagtatgcaggtcatcagtatacaggtcatcagtatgcaggtcatcagtatgcaggtcatcagtatgcaggtcatcagtatacaggtcatcagtatacaggtcatcagtatgcaggtcatcagtatgcaggtcatcagtatgcaggtcatcagtatgcaggtcatcagtatgcaggtcatcagtatgcaggtcatcagtatgcaggtcatcagtatacaggtcatcagtatgcag gtcatcagtatgcaggtcatcagtatgcaggtcatcagtatgcaggtcatcagtatgcaggtcatcagtatgcaggtcatcagtatgcaggtcatcagtatgcaggtcatcagtatacaggtcatcagtatgcaggtcatcagtatacaggtcatcagtatgcaggtcatcagtatgcaggtcatcagtatgcaggtcatcagtatgcaggtcatcagtatgcaggtcatcagtatgcaggtcatcagtatgcaggtcatcagtatgcaggtcatcagtatgcaggtcatcagtatacaggtcatcagtatgcaggtcatcagtatgcaggtcatcagtatgcaggtcatcagtatgcaggtcatcagtacagtatgcaggtcatcagtatgcaggtcatcagtatgcag gtcatcagtatgcaggtcatcagtacagtatgcaggtcatcagtatgcaggtcatcagtatacaggtcatcagtatgcaggtcatcagtatgcaggtcatcagtacagTATGCCCTGTATTTAG
- the LOC127915737 gene encoding uncharacterized protein LOC127915737 isoform X8: MQVISMQVISMQVISMQVISMQVISIQVISMQVISIQVISMQVISIQVISIQVISMQVISMQVISMQVISIQVISMQVISIQVISMQVISMQVISIQVISMQVISIQVISMQVISMQVISIQVISIQVISMQVISMQVISMQVISMQVISTVCRSSVQYAGHQYAGHQYAGHQYAGHQYTGHQYAGHQYAGHQYADHQYAGHQYTGHQYAGHQYAGHQYAGHQYAGHQYAGHQYTGHQYAGHQYSMQVISMQVISIQVISMQVISIQVISMQVISMQVISMQVISIQVISMQVISIQVISMQVISMQVISMQVISIQVISIQVISMQVISMQVISMQVISMQVISMQVISMQVISMQVISIQVISMQVISMQVISMQVISMQVISMQVISMQVISMQVISMQVISIQVISMQVISIQVISMQVISMQVISMQVISMQVISMQVISMQVISMQVISMQVISMQVISIQVISMQVISMQVISMQVISMQVISTVCRSSVCRSSVCRSSVCRSSVQYAGHQYAGHQYTGHQYAGHQYAGHQYSMPCI, translated from the exons atgcaggtcatcagtatgcaggtcatcagtatgcaggtcatcagtatgcaggtcatcagtatgcaggtcatcagtatacaggtcatcagtatgcaggtcatcagtatacag gtcatcagtatgcaggtcatcagtatacaggtcatcagtatacaggtcatcagtatgcaggtcatcagtatgcaggtcatcagtatgcaggtcatcagtatacaggtcatcagtatgcaggtcatcagtatacaggtcatcagtatgcaggtcatcagtatgcaggtcatcagtatacaggtcatcagtatgcaggtcatcagtatacaggtcatcagtatgcaggtcatcagtatgcaggtcatcagtatacaggtcatcagtatacaggtcatcagtatgcaggtcatcagtatgcag gtcatcagtatgcaggtcatcagtatgcaggtcatcagtacagtatgcag gtcatcagtacagtatgcaggtcatcagtatgcaggtcatcagtatgcaggtcatcagtatgcaggtcatcagtatacaggtcatcagtatgcaggtcatcagtatgcaggtcatcagtatgcag atcatcagtatgcaggtcatcagtatacaggtcatcagtatgcaggtcatcagtatgcaggtcatcagtatgcaggtcatcagtatgcaggtcatcagtatgcag gtcatcagtatacaggtcatcagtatgcaggtcatcagtacagtatgcaggtcatcagtatgcaggtcatcagtatacaggtcatcagtatgcaggtcatcagtatacaggtcatcagtatgcaggtcatcagtatgcaggtcatcagtatgcaggtcatcagtatacaggtcatcagtatgcaggtcatcagtatacaggtcatcagtatgcaggtcatcagtatgcaggtcatcagtatgcaggtcatcagtatacaggtcatcagtatacaggtcatcagtatgcaggtcatcagtatgcaggtcatcagtatgcaggtcatcagtatgcaggtcatcagtatgcaggtcatcagtatgcaggtcatcagtatgcaggtcatcagtatacaggtcatcagtatgcag gtcatcagtatgcaggtcatcagtatgcaggtcatcagtatgcaggtcatcagtatgcaggtcatcagtatgcaggtcatcagtatgcaggtcatcagtatgcaggtcatcagtatacaggtcatcagtatgcaggtcatcagtatacaggtcatcagtatgcaggtcatcagtatgcaggtcatcagtatgcaggtcatcagtatgcaggtcatcagtatgcaggtcatcagtatgcaggtcatcagtatgcaggtcatcagtatgcaggtcatcagtatgcaggtcatcagtatacaggtcatcagtatgcaggtcatcagtatgcaggtcatcagtatgcaggtcatcagtatgcaggtcatcagtacagtatgcaggtcatcagtatgcaggtcatcagtatgcag gtcatcagtatgcaggtcatcagtacagtatgcaggtcatcagtatgcaggtcatcagtatacaggtcatcagtatgcaggtcatcagtatgcaggtcatcagtacagTATGCCCTGTATTTAG
- the LOC127915737 gene encoding uncharacterized protein LOC127915737 isoform X9, protein MQVISMQVISMQVISMQVISMQVISIQVISMQVISIQVISMQVISIQVISIQVISMQVISMQVISMQVISIQVISMQVISIQVISMQVISMQVISIQVISMQVISIQVISMQVISMQVISIQVISIQVISMQVISMQVISMQVISMQVISTVCRSSVQYAGHQYAGHQYAGHQYAGHQYTGHQYAGHQYADHQYAGHQYTGHQYAGHQYAGHQYAGHQYAGHQYAGHQYTGHQYAGHQYSMQVISMQVISIQVISMQVISIQVISMQVISMQVISMQVISIQVISMQVISIQVISMQVISMQVISMQVISIQVISIQVISMQVISMQVISMQVISMQVISMQVISMQVISMQVISIQVISMQVISMQVISMQVISMQVISMQVISMQVISMQVISMQVISIQVISMQVISIQVISMQVISMQVISMQVISMQVISMQVISMQVISMQVISMQVISMQVISIQVISMQVISMQVISMQVISMQVISTVCRSSVCRSSVCRSSVCRSSVQYAGHQYAGHQYTGHQYAGHQYAGHQYSMPCI, encoded by the exons atgcaggtcatcagtatgcaggtcatcagtatgcaggtcatcagtatgcaggtcatcagtatgcaggtcatcagtatacaggtcatcagtatgcaggtcatcagtatacag gtcatcagtatgcaggtcatcagtatacaggtcatcagtatacaggtcatcagtatgcaggtcatcagtatgcaggtcatcagtatgcaggtcatcagtatacaggtcatcagtatgcaggtcatcagtatacaggtcatcagtatgcaggtcatcagtatgcaggtcatcagtatacaggtcatcagtatgcaggtcatcagtatacaggtcatcagtatgcaggtcatcagtatgcaggtcatcagtatacaggtcatcagtatacaggtcatcagtatgcaggtcatcagtatgcag gtcatcagtatgcaggtcatcagtatgcaggtcatcagtacagtatgcag gtcatcagtacagtatgcaggtcatcagtatgcaggtcatcagtatgcaggtcatcagtatgcaggtcatcagtatacaggtcatcagtatgcaggtcatcagtatgcag atcatcagtatgcaggtcatcagtatacaggtcatcagtatgcaggtcatcagtatgcaggtcatcagtatgcaggtcatcagtatgcaggtcatcagtatgcag gtcatcagtatacaggtcatcagtatgcaggtcatcagtacagtatgcaggtcatcagtatgcaggtcatcagtatacaggtcatcagtatgcaggtcatcagtatacaggtcatcagtatgcaggtcatcagtatgcaggtcatcagtatgcaggtcatcagtatacaggtcatcagtatgcaggtcatcagtatacaggtcatcagtatgcaggtcatcagtatgcaggtcatcagtatgcaggtcatcagtatacaggtcatcagtatacaggtcatcagtatgcaggtcatcagtatgcaggtcatcagtatgcaggtcatcagtatgcaggtcatcagtatgcaggtcatcagtatgcaggtcatcagtatgcaggtcatcagtatacaggtcatcagtatgcag gtcatcagtatgcaggtcatcagtatgcaggtcatcagtatgcaggtcatcagtatgcaggtcatcagtatgcaggtcatcagtatgcaggtcatcagtatgcaggtcatcagtatacaggtcatcagtatgcaggtcatcagtatacaggtcatcagtatgcaggtcatcagtatgcaggtcatcagtatgcaggtcatcagtatgcaggtcatcagtatgcaggtcatcagtatgcaggtcatcagtatgcaggtcatcagtatgcaggtcatcagtatgcaggtcatcagtatacaggtcatcagtatgcaggtcatcagtatgcaggtcatcagtatgcaggtcatcagtatgcaggtcatcagtacagtatgcaggtcatcagtatgcaggtcatcagtatgcag gtcatcagtatgcaggtcatcagtacagtatgcaggtcatcagtatgcaggtcatcagtatacaggtcatcagtatgcaggtcatcagtatgcaggtcatcagtacagTATGCCCTGTATTTAG
- the LOC127915737 gene encoding uncharacterized protein LOC127915737 isoform X48, producing MQVISMQVISMQVISMQVISMQVISIQVISMQVISIQVISMQVISIQVISIQVISMQVISMQVISMQVISIQVISMQVISIQVISMQVISMQVISIQVISMQVISIQVISMQVISMQVISMQIISMQVISMQVISMQVISMQVISIQVISMQVISIQVISMQVISMQVISMQVISIQVISIQVISMQVISMQVISMQVISMQVISMQVISMQVISMQVISIQVISMQVISMQVISMQVISMQVISMQVISMQVISMQVISMQVISIQVISMQVISIQVISMQVISMQVISMQVISMQVISMQVISMQVISMQVISMQVISMQVISIQVISMQVISMQVISMQVISMQVISTVCRSSVCRSSVCRSSVCRSSVQYAGHQYAGHQYTGHQYAGHQYAGHQYSMPCI from the exons atgcaggtcatcagtatgcaggtcatcagtatgcaggtcatcagtatgcaggtcatcagtatgcaggtcatcagtatacaggtcatcagtatgcaggtcatcagtatacag gtcatcagtatgcaggtcatcagtatacaggtcatcagtatacaggtcatcagtatgcaggtcatcagtatgcaggtcatcagtatgcaggtcatcagtatacaggtcatcagtatgcaggtcatcagtatacaggtcatcagtatgcaggtcatcagtatgcaggtcatcagtatacaggtcatcagtatgcaggtcatcagtatacaggtcatcagtatgcaggtcatcagtatgcag gtcatcagtatgcagatcatcagtatgcag gtcatcagtatgcaggtcatcagtatgcaggtcatcagtatgcaggtcatcagtatacaggtcatcagtatgcaggtcatcagtatacaggtcatcagtatgcaggtcatcagtatgcaggtcatcagtatgcaggtcatcagtatacaggtcatcagtatacaggtcatcagtatgcaggtcatcagtatgcaggtcatcagtatgcaggtcatcagtatgcaggtcatcagtatgcaggtcatcagtatgcaggtcatcagtatgcaggtcatcagtatacaggtcatcagtatgcag gtcatcagtatgcaggtcatcagtatgcaggtcatcagtatgcaggtcatcagtatgcaggtcatcagtatgcaggtcatcagtatgcaggtcatcagtatgcaggtcatcagtatacaggtcatcagtatgcaggtcatcagtatacaggtcatcagtatgcaggtcatcagtatgcaggtcatcagtatgcaggtcatcagtatgcaggtcatcagtatgcaggtcatcagtatgcaggtcatcagtatgcaggtcatcagtatgcaggtcatcagtatgcaggtcatcagtatacaggtcatcagtatgcaggtcatcagtatgcaggtcatcagtatgcaggtcatcagtatgcaggtcatcagtacagtatgcaggtcatcagtatgcaggtcatcagtatgcag gtcatcagtatgcaggtcatcagtacagtatgcaggtcatcagtatgcaggtcatcagtatacaggtcatcagtatgcaggtcatcagtatgcaggtcatcagtacagTATGCCCTGTATTTAG
- the LOC127915737 gene encoding uncharacterized protein LOC127915737 isoform X15, whose protein sequence is MQVISMQVISMQVISMQVISMQVISIQVISMQVISIQVISMQVISIQVISIQVISMQVISMQVISMQVISIQVISMQVISIQVISMQVISMQVISIQVISMQVISIQVISMQVISMQVISIQVISIQVISMQVISMQVISMQVISMQVISTVCRSSVQYAGHQYAGHQYAGHQYAGHQYTGHQYAGHQYADHQYAGHPYAGHQYAGHQYTGHQYTGHQYTGHQYAGHQYSMQVISMQVISIQVISMQVISIQVISMQVISMQVISMQVISIQVISMQVISIQVISMQVISMQVISMQVISIQVISIQVISMQVISMQVISMQVISMQVISMQVISMQVISMQVISIQVISMQVISMQVISMQVISMQVISMQVISMQVISMQVISMQVISIQVISMQVISIQVISMQVISMQVISMQVISMQVISMQVISMQVISMQVISMQVISMQVISIQVISMQVISMQVISMQVISMQVISTVCRSSVCRSSVCRSSVCRSSVQYAGHQYAGHQYTGHQYAGHQYAGHQYSMPCI, encoded by the exons atgcaggtcatcagtatgcaggtcatcagtatgcaggtcatcagtatgcaggtcatcagtatgcaggtcatcagtatacaggtcatcagtatgcaggtcatcagtatacag gtcatcagtatgcaggtcatcagtatacaggtcatcagtatacaggtcatcagtatgcaggtcatcagtatgcaggtcatcagtatgcaggtcatcagtatacaggtcatcagtatgcaggtcatcagtatacaggtcatcagtatgcaggtcatcagtatgcaggtcatcagtatacaggtcatcagtatgcaggtcatcagtatacaggtcatcagtatgcaggtcatcagtatgcaggtcatcagtatacaggtcatcagtatacaggtcatcagtatgcaggtcatcagtatgcag gtcatcagtatgcaggtcatcagtatgcaggtcatcagtacagtatgcag gtcatcagtacagtatgcaggtcatcagtatgcaggtcatcagtatgcaggtcatcagtatgcaggtcatcagtatacaggtcatcagtatgcaggtcatcagtatgcag atcatcagtatgcag GTCATccgtatgcaggtcatcagtatgcaggtcatcagtatacaggtcatcagtatacaggtcatcagtatacaggtcatcagtatgcag gtcatcagtacagtatgcaggtcatcagtatgcaggtcatcagtatacaggtcatcagtatgcaggtcatcagtatacaggtcatcagtatgcaggtcatcagtatgcaggtcatcagtatgcaggtcatcagtatacaggtcatcagtatgcaggtcatcagtatacaggtcatcagtatgcaggtcatcagtatgcaggtcatcagtatgcaggtcatcagtatacaggtcatcagtatacaggtcatcagtatgcaggtcatcagtatgcaggtcatcagtatgcaggtcatcagtatgcaggtcatcagtatgcaggtcatcagtatgcaggtcatcagtatgcaggtcatcagtatacaggtcatcagtatgcag gtcatcagtatgcaggtcatcagtatgcaggtcatcagtatgcaggtcatcagtatgcaggtcatcagtatgcaggtcatcagtatgcaggtcatcagtatgcaggtcatcagtatacaggtcatcagtatgcaggtcatcagtatacaggtcatcagtatgcaggtcatcagtatgcaggtcatcagtatgcaggtcatcagtatgcaggtcatcagtatgcaggtcatcagtatgcaggtcatcagtatgcaggtcatcagtatgcaggtcatcagtatgcaggtcatcagtatacaggtcatcagtatgcaggtcatcagtatgcaggtcatcagtatgcaggtcatcagtatgcaggtcatcagtacagtatgcaggtcatcagtatgcaggtcatcagtatgcag gtcatcagtatgcaggtcatcagtacagtatgcaggtcatcagtatgcaggtcatcagtatacaggtcatcagtatgcaggtcatcagtatgcaggtcatcagtacagTATGCCCTGTATTTAG
- the LOC127915737 gene encoding uncharacterized protein LOC127915737 isoform X49, protein MQVISMQVISMQVISMQVISMQVISIQVISMQVISIQVISMQVISIQVISIQVISMQVISMQVISMQVISIQVISMQVISIQVISMQVISMQVISIQVISMQVISIQVISMQVISMQVISIQVISIQVISMQVISMQVISMQVISMQVISTVCRSSVCRSSVCRSSVQYAGHQYAGHQYAGHQYSMQVISMQVISMQVISMQVISIQVISMQVISMQVISMQVISTVCRSSVCRSSVCRSSVCRSSVCRSSVQYAGHQYAGHQYTGHQYAGHQYTGHQYAGHQYAGHQYADHQYAGHQYAGHQYAGHQYAGHQYTGHQYTGHQYAGHQYAGHQYAGHQYTGHQYAGHQYTGHQYAGHQYSMQVISMQVISIQVISMQVISMQVISTVCPVFRYVEK, encoded by the exons atgcaggtcatcagtatgcaggtcatcagtatgcaggtcatcagtatgcaggtcatcagtatgcaggtcatcagtatacaggtcatcagtatgcaggtcatcagtatacag gtcatcagtatgcaggtcatcagtatacaggtcatcagtatacaggtcatcagtatgcaggtcatcagtatgcaggtcatcagtatgcaggtcatcagtatacaggtcatcagtatgcaggtcatcagtatacaggtcatcagtatgcaggtcatcagtatgcaggtcatcagtatacaggtcatcagtatgcaggtcatcagtatacaggtcatcagtatgcaggtcatcagtatgcaggtcatcagtatacaggtcatcagtatacaggtcatcagtatgcaggtcatcagtatgcag gtcatcagtatgcaggtcatcagtatgcaggtcatcagtacagtatgcaggtcatcagtatgcaggtcatcagtatgcaggtcatcagtacagtatgcaggtcatcagtatgcaggtcatcagtatgcaggtcatcagtacagtatgcaggtcatcagtatgcaggtcatcagtatgcaggtcatcagtatgcaggtcatcagtatacaggtcatcagtatgcaggtcatcagtatgcaggtcatcagtatgcaggtcatcagtacagtatgcaggtcatcagtatgcaggtcatcagtatgcaggtcatcagtatgcaggtcatcagtatgcaggtcatcagtacagtatgcaggtcatcagtatgcaggtcatcagtatacaggtcatcagtatgcaggtcatcagtatacag gtcatcagtatgcaggtcatcagtatgcaggtcatcagtatgcagatcatcagtatgcag gtcatcagtatgcaggtcatcagtatgcaggtcatcagtatgcaggtcatcagtatacaggtcatcagtatacaggtcatcagtatgcaggtcatcagtatgcaggtcatcagtatgcag gtcatcagtatacaggtcatcagtatgcaggtcatcagtatacaggtcatcagtatgcag gtcatcagtacagtatgcaggtcatcagtatgcaggtcatcagtatacaggtcatcagtatgcaggtcatcagtatgcaggtcatcagtacagTATGCCCTGTATTTAGGTATGTAGAAAAATAA